The region TGCTGGTCGTCACCCATGACCTCGCCGCGGATGCCATTGTGGCCCACGTAGTACCCGACATTCGTCCCGATGCCGAGCGAGTCGTGTGCAGCGATGAGGCGGCGTAGTACATCCGGGGTGAAGTACCCGTCCGGTCCACCGATCACGGTGGTGACACCCTGCCTGGCAACCCCTTCGTTCAGCTTGAATTCTTCCCGGGCGATCTGCGGGGACGTGTGGCTATGCACGTCGATGAAGCCCGGAGCAACGACCAGACCATTTGCGTCGATCGTGTCAGGGGCGACGGCTTGGCCAGACTCACCGACCCATGCGATCCTGTCGCCGATCATACCTACGTCGCCGACGATCCCCTCGGAGCCCGTTCCGTCGATGATCGTCCCTCCAGCTACCAGCAGTGTGAGGCTACCGGGCGCGGGGGGGATGGGGTCGCAGGCCACGAGGAGCAGGCAAAGGCCTGCTAAGGATATCGAACGCATGTGCAGGATCCGACGATGAGTGGTGTGACTGACCGTCACTCTATGGTGTCCCTCTTCACTTCGCATGGTGCAAAGAAAACGCCGCCGCGACCCATGTGGTCGCGGCGGCGCCTGGGCATCGGCTGAACTGGCGGGCTAGTTCCCAGGCAACGCCTCCGTTGGCAGCCCCGGAATGACATTCACTGCGTTCTGGTAGTAGACCTTCCGCAGCAGGTCGTCGGAGAGTCCCATGCCGTAGAGCTTCCAGAAGGCGTGGTAGTCACGGTAGTAGTCGAAGTACTCGTCGTTGGTCTCGAAGACGCGCCAGTAGTAAGGGTACTCGGCGGGCTGGAATGAGTCCTTCCCGAAGAGGATCCGGTCCGAGTACTTCTCGAAGAACTCGCGTGCGAACCGGGGCTGGCGGCCGAAGTCGTAAAGGACCGCGCCGAGCTCGCCGACCGTATTCGGGTATTTGTCGAATAGCTCGCCAAGGCGTCCGAGGTCGTTCCCGTACCAGCTCATGTGGGCAATGATCCACGTCGTGCCGGGATTCCGCTCGATCATCCGATCGCGTTCGGCCATCAACTCGTCGAACGTGGGGAAGCGCGCCTGGTCGTTGAGCTGACGCTGAGGATAAATCGACTGCTCGAGCCAACGTTCGTTCTCCATATCGTGGGGCTCGAAGAACTCTGCTGGGTCACCTGTGTGGACAAAAACCGGAATGCCGAGGCGTCCCGCCGTCTGCCACACGATGTCCAACTCCGGTTCGTCTAGGGTCAGACGAGTACCGTCGGCTTTCATGGTGAAGAGCCCGAAGCCTTTGTTCAGCTCACCGATGCCGACCGCTCCTGCTGCCACGTCCGCCTCGAGCTGTGCGGCGATCTTCGCTCCCGAACCCGGCGCCACATCGCGGAGGTCGAGGGTAGTGAAGAACGCGAATCGGTGTTCGAGCCCCGCTGCTTTCACCGCGTTGATCTGGTTGGTAAGACGTTCACCCGAGCTTCCGCGGGTCTGGATCATGACGCCGAGGTTCAACTCGTCCATTGCAGCCAATACGGTCGCGATGTTCTCGGGGTTGTCGAGCGTAGGCGGGTGCCCGTGCATATCGACGACCGGGAATTTAGCGCTCGGCACCGGGTGCTCGGGCACAACCAAGGTGTTCCGCGGGGTGTATTCCGTGATGCTGGGCGGCGGAATCTGAGGGTCGGGGATCCGGCGCTGTGCCTCGGCTGCTGCGGGGAGCAGAAGGGCGGCGAACGCTGTAGCGGTCAGGAAGCGGGAGAGGCGCATCTATGAACTCCGTCGTGATTGATCCGGCTGTACCGCATTAAGACACGGAAGGCTCGAAGGTCGCTGACAAGTGGTTGGGATCTCGCAGTTTGTACAGCGAGAGTGGGCGCGAGTTTCGCTGGACTGGCTCAATATGGCTCTTTCATCATAGAGACATGGCTTCGCTGAGCCATCACAGTGCTCGGCCTGAGCAGCATCACTCTGGCGGTTGTAGTCGGCGTGTTTGTTTGCTCATTCCGGAGCGAGGGGTCGCAGTAGCCGCGATGACGAACCTCAAC is a window of Longimicrobiales bacterium DNA encoding:
- a CDS encoding amidohydrolase family protein, giving the protein MRLSRFLTATAFAALLLPAAAEAQRRIPDPQIPPPSITEYTPRNTLVVPEHPVPSAKFPVVDMHGHPPTLDNPENIATVLAAMDELNLGVMIQTRGSSGERLTNQINAVKAAGLEHRFAFFTTLDLRDVAPGSGAKIAAQLEADVAAGAVGIGELNKGFGLFTMKADGTRLTLDEPELDIVWQTAGRLGIPVFVHTGDPAEFFEPHDMENERWLEQSIYPQRQLNDQARFPTFDELMAERDRMIERNPGTTWIIAHMSWYGNDLGRLGELFDKYPNTVGELGAVLYDFGRQPRFAREFFEKYSDRILFGKDSFQPAEYPYYWRVFETNDEYFDYYRDYHAFWKLYGMGLSDDLLRKVYYQNAVNVIPGLPTEALPGN